The region TCGTAGGCCATCTTGCTTGCCTTGACCGACGCCTCAAAGGAGGCAAGCTCGGTCCTGCCGGAGATGTTCATCGAGGCCGAGGCTTGTCCCGTTCCCACGATGCGCACGGGCGTGTCCGTGTACTTCTTGGCAACGTCAGCCGACGTGAGTACGACAGCCGCAGCACCATCGGAGATTGGAGAGCAGTCGAACAGCTTCAGCGGCCATGCGATGTACCTTGGTGTGAGAGCCTTCTCAAGAGTGATCTCCTTGTTGAACTGAGCATACGGGTTGGTCGAGGCGTTCTTGTGTGCCTTCACAGCCACTAGCGCCATATCCTCTTCCGTGGTCCCGTACTTCTGCATGTGTGCGACAGCTGCCATACCAAATACCCCGGGGAACGTGAGCCCAATCCCTGATTCGAAGTCGTCATCAGCTGCAGCAGCAAGCGCCTCTGTTGCCTTGCTTGTGGGAACCCCGGTCATCTTCTCGGCTGCGGCCACCAGCACGACGTCGTAGAGCCCTGACTCTATGGCCATGATTCCGGCCCTCAACGCGGTCGCACCAGACGCACACGCTGCCTCGTGTCGAGTCGCCGGCAGTCCGCGCAGACCCGCGAAGTCAGCCAGCAACGGTGCAGTATGACCCTGATGTACAAGCATCTCCGGTATGAAGCTCCCGACGAAGACAGCTTGGATGTCCTTCTTGGGGATGTCCGCATCGACTGTCACGCGGTTCACAGCCTCTGCAAACATCTCTCTGAGCGTGACACCTTCTAGCACACCGAACTTCGTCTGTGCTCCACTCACAATGCAAGTCCTCTTGAGCGGCACTTCGGTTTTCCCTCGTGATTGAGAATGAGCTGCGTCAAGAATTGCACCTAATAGGAGTATCGCTTCAACTGACTCCCATCAGTATGTCACAGAATGGACAACTGATTTAAGCCACGAGACAAGCGACGAGGCCGGTCGAATACTATGGACTTTGGACTATCGGATATGGAGAAGAAGCTCTTCGAACGAGCAAAGCAGTTCACGCGCGAACACATCACGCCAAAGGCAGCCGAGCTGGAAAAGCGTGGAGAGTTCCCAATGGAAGTTGTCCAGAAGGCGTATGAGGCCGGTCTCATGAACCTCCACATACCAACGGCGGCAGGCGGCCCGGGACTGTCTCTGCTCTGCGAAACGCTGGTCTCTGAAGCAACCGGCTATGGATGCGCTGGACTTGCGACAAGCATAATGTGCAACAACCTTGCATTCGCGCCGCTTGTCATCGGTGCCACGACTGAGCAGTTGCAGAAGTACGTGCAGCCCCTGATCACTGGGAAACAAGTCAAGTTCGGAGCCTTTTGCCTGACCGAGAGGAAGGCCGGTTCCGATGCTGGTGCGGTTGCGACCAGAGCTGTACGTGACGGCGACGAGTACGTCATCAACGGGGTGAAGTGTTTCATCACGAATGGGCCTCAGGCGTCGCTCTTCACGGTCTTCGCCTCGACACAGCCAGAGCTCAAGAACAAGGGCATCTCTGTGTTCATGGTGCCAAAGGGCAAAG is a window of Candidatus Thorarchaeota archaeon DNA encoding:
- a CDS encoding thiolase domain-containing protein, with product MPLKRTCIVSGAQTKFGVLEGVTLREMFAEAVNRVTVDADIPKKDIQAVFVGSFIPEMLVHQGHTAPLLADFAGLRGLPATRHEAACASGATALRAGIMAIESGLYDVVLVAAAEKMTGVPTSKATEALAAAADDDFESGIGLTFPGVFGMAAVAHMQKYGTTEEDMALVAVKAHKNASTNPYAQFNKEITLEKALTPRYIAWPLKLFDCSPISDGAAAVVLTSADVAKKYTDTPVRIVGTGQASASMNISGRTELASFEASVKASKMAYDMARLGPKDMDFAVVHDCFTIAEIIASEDIGFFKPGEGAKAVRDGVTALDGDRPINPDGGLKAVGHPVGATGVKQAVVVYRELIGEAGKNQVANHTTGIQHNFGGTGATCVCNVFRRADA